The sequence TGGATTATCCCTTTTTTATAATACGGCTGTACTTGGTAATAAATATACAGGTGGAACCTATCCAATGGCCGATCTTTTGATTAACTTTAACCGTCCTGTTGATGATCCAATTTTACACATTGGCGCTATGGGAGCGTTTAAAGATCAATTGGGCCTTGCTGGAGGCTTTGATTTAATTGATTCAAATGTGCCGGTTACCTTTTCCCGGGTTTCTGGGAATAACTCTAATTTTTCCGTGACCACAACAAGCATAAGAAACTCGTCTATGCACCCTAATGACATAGGAACTGAATCTGCCTCCGGATCTGTGCGTGTTAATGGTAAAGGTATAACAGCAATGAGACTTAGAATGTCAGTCCGTGGTGATGGTGGACAATCAACTTGGGGATTGGGCTCAGGAGATTTAATAACATTTGGAATTTCTGTACTTGAAAGCGATTTGGCTATCAGCACTTTTATTGATAATAATACTCCCTATTTCGACGATATTGTTACGTTTACTGTAAAAGCGAAAAATTTAGGAGCATCTGACAATACTGATGTTCAGGTTGCTACTACAATCCCAGACGGATATGAAATTCTTACGGCATCTACAGTTACAGGTGCTTTTGATGTAAATACAGGAATCTGGAATATTGGATCGTTGAATGATAATAGTGAGGTATATTTAACGATTAAGGCAAAGGTTAAAAGTTCAGGTTCATACACTTTAGCTGCCTCAATTTCTGGAGATCTTCGCGATCCCAATTTGGATAATAATCAATCTTCGATTACTCCTTTGATTGCAGGAAGAGCTGTTTGTTATAAGGATCCGAACAGGAGTGAGGTAGGCACTGACTCTCGATTTGGGATTACCACTTTACAACGTGCTGGAATCAATAATGGAAATTGGCCCATGGTAAGAAAATCAGCATATCTAGTATTAGAGTCCAATAATAAAGGATTTGTGATTACCAGGATGACATCTGATCAGATCAGCAGTATAGTGATACCAGTAGAAGGAATGATGGTTTACGATACCACCGAAAAATGTCTGAAATTATATTCAGATAATAGCTGGAACTGCTTTACCACAGCCACATGTCCTTAGAAATAAAATAATTTTTGATACTATTGATTTTTTTTTTAACCTGTGCAATACTATTTGCATGGGTTATTTTATATTAATGAAGTGAGTCCGCTAATCATTTAAATACCAATTATTAGCTTTTAATCCATGCTCTTTTTATTTACATTATTTTTAATTCATTGATATTCTTTGTTTTAAATATGTAATTTAGGCTTTTCAATATTTACCTAAGAAAAAGATGATTTGTGGATTAAACAATTAGATTATTGATTACCATTATAATCTAATTGGTTTTTAATGAGGACGATTGTTTTAAATATCGTGCAATAAATAATAGTAAACTCAATCTTTCAAATTTTTCGATTACTTCTGTTTTTCATTTTATATTCATAATTATTTAATGGTAATAAAAGAATTGAAGAATTATTTCGTTACATAAAGAGCACATATGAAAATAATAGTTTATTGATGCCCATTGATTAAATATCATTTGTATCTTGGAATTTTAAGGTGTCTATTGAGGTAATAATGTGTTTAATTTAAACATGAAATGGAAGCCTGTTTTAAACAGACTTCCACCAATCCATCTCCACCTTTCATCGTAGTATGTTTGAGGTGAAGACTTTCTGTAAAATATATAATAACCTTTGTGTTTATTATTATAAGACCGTATTTATTAAGGCATCCAATACGACCACTTATTCCCGTTAAAAACGGCAAGTCTCTTACTCCCGGTTTTATTAATATATACAATCATTCCGGGCGAGGGATCCGGAATGTTGTCCGTACTATCAACAGTAGGTAATACCATCGCTTTTGTTGAAGACTCCAAGATTAGAACACCTTCTGCAGATGATACATTTGATCCAATGATAGCCTTCGTGTTGTTCTGTTCAAAAACCTGAGCAGAGGTAGGCTGAATTGTCATCTCAGAAGCAACATTAGCGTCCTGGCCACTTAAATCAGTCCAGGATCCATTATAATATTTGACACGTGCTTGAGATTCGTTGCTGACATCCAGTAAAAGAGTACCCTCTGCTGGAGAAGCAGGAAGAGTTCTTGTATATGGAATAATAATTCCTTTGTTCTGCCCTTCAAATTCCAGTAATACTGAAGCTTTGTTTGGTGCTATTCCATTTGTTCCACCAATAATAACCTGCCCGTTAAGAGCACTGATCGCTATTACTGCTAAAATTGAAAATAGATATTTCTTCATTATGATTATTTTTTTTTAATTATGGACATGTCGGTGTGGTAAAGCAGTTCCAGCTATTATCTGAATATAATTTCAGGCATTTTTGGGTGGTATCGTAAACCATCATTCCTTCTACTGGTACCATTATACTGCTGACCTGATCGGATGTCATCCTGGTAATTACAAACCCCTTATCGTTGGATTCTAATACTAAATGTGCTGATTTTCTTGCCATTGGCCAATTATCACTGTTAGCACCTGCCCTTTTTAGTAATGTTATTCCGAATTTTGAGTCTGCGCCAATACTGGACCGATTGGGATCATTATAACAGGCACATGGCTTTGGATTAACAGCTGGGGTTACTGATGAACTGTTATTTCCCGATATATGGTCAGATAAATTTCCTGAAATAGTGGCTATATTGGTATAATCTCCTGTACAATTTACTTTTGCAGTAACCGTAAGACTAGCTGTTATTCCGGCATTCATATTTCCTATCGTCCAATTTCCTGTTGAGCTGTTATATACTCCGGAATTGGTTGATGAGCCTATAAAAGTGTAGCCGTTAGGAAGTAAATCCGAAACTACCACATTCGTATTATGGGAAGGTCCATTATTAATGGCATTGATAGTAAAAGCAACAATCGATTGTCGTTCAGGGTTAGGATTATTAATGGACTTTGTAACCGCCAGGTCACTCTCTAATGTCGAAATCCCCATTGTCACCACATCTCCACTCTGCGTAGTCCAGGAAGTATCGTTCCCATCTCCTCTAGCTGTCATTCTCAATACAATGGTTGTAATTCCTTTTCCTGTAACGAGGACAGATCCTGATGCCGAATTATTTCCGGTGGAGGTGGGATTAGCAGCTGTATTCTTAATGGAAGTGGAAGTAACTGTAAAACTATTTGAATTTCCGGATAATCTGGAAAAACTAATAGGTACATTGGATGAAACATAATCAAAACCTCCTGTTAAGCCCAAATTATTTTGAAATCCTCCCATACCTCCAATATGAAGGATTGGATCGTCCACTGGTCTGCTGAATGTAATGGTTAAATCTGCCATTTGATAAGTCGCGTTAGTTGGTCTTCCGTTCAATGCTGCGGTGTTGAAGAATAGCCCCACACCTCTGTTGCTAGCTGTATTGATTCCAGTACCTGTTGACGCACCTGAAGCCGTAAAATTATTGTTAGCTGGTGATCCTGCTGAATTCATTAGGGGAAAGATAGGAGCAGATACATTTAGATTCGCATATCCAATTCTCCCCGCATTATTATACATTTGATTGGAAATTGCAAAAGTTACACTCAATGTAGGAGTATAGGTTTGAAAAGTATTCCCAGAGGGGTTGTTGGGATTCTGTACAAAATTGATTATTGTATTGGTCACAGGGCCATTACCTGTGGGATTAGATGTTCCTTGGGCGGATGCAAATTCTAAATTTGGAGAATTTTGCGCTGCCGTTTCTATGCCCCTCAATAGAATCAAAACGAGAATTAAATTCCCAGCGAGCTTATTCATTTTAGTGTTTAAAAAATTTCAAATGCAAAATTATATGCTTTACATATTATTGAAGTTTTTTAAATCATTCGCTTACTTATTTGCTTTATTATAATAACACGAAATAAAAACAAAATATTTATTGATGAATACTTCCAACTTTTCAAACTGAGTATAAATGAAGTAGATTGTAATGGTAGCCTTATCTGTTTTTCTGACAAATTAAAAATGTTAAAAATGTTGATCCAAGCTTTCAATCTCGAAGTGGTTTTGTAAACGTATGGTATGTTGACAGTAGCTTCTACTTAAATAAAGATAAAAGTACATTCCTATCTTTTAGTTATTTTACATCGCTCCCTTATCATACTGTAAACAATGAAAATAGAACTGTAACTAATATTAATTCTAATACCAATCTTGTAAATGATATGCTCAGGTTAAAATCATTAACTGTTATCATCGGTTAGATTCCAATTGTTATCTCGAAGTCCATGAGTGATATGGTGCATAATACTCATGATAGATATTAAGTAGTGACTTTGAAAAATAATTGATTTTTTAGCATAGGGACTCCATAATTCTAGAGTGGGGTAAAGTTACAAAGATGATGACCTTGAGTACTTTTCATATTATTCCTATTGGTTATTTCACATATATAAGTTGTTAGCTAGAAATAATAGAATTGTTTTTGCTTTACATATCGCTTCCAAATCTTTATGAAATAAATGAGGGCTACCGACATCCCTTCAACCGTAATCCATCATTATTTGGATGCATATATTTTTGAAAGAGATTTCCGAGCAACAGGAACTCCGGCAAAGGCTTTTGTTTATGGCGAAGTGTCTGAGTTAGTTTATGAAGTATAATATTCTTCAATATTTAAATACAAAGGTGGGCAAACTCTAAGTTCCCATCTTTTGTTTTTGTAATTGTTTCAATCTTTAGCCTCAAGAAAAAATTCTTTATCGATTTATAATTTGCATAAGTTATGGCACAAATGAGATTATAAAGTTTTTATGGTTTGCATATAAATTTGCACCAGCATTAGTAGGTTTGGTAATTGTAAACGATTAAGCTGCCATAATAAACTAATGTTTGAATGTGAAAGACAAATCTAATATATGGCAATCATAGACTAACTTTAATTATTTAATACAGTGAGCTATTTCTTTCGAGATAGCTCTTGTTATTTTATTCTTTTTTTTAAAATCTTTCTTAAAATAGTGGCTTATTTAAAAAATATAGGTTAATTAATTGTATGGTGTTTTTTCGTTTGGGAAGTATTTATCCTGAAATCTCTATGAATTTTTTTTACATTTTCCATAAGTTATTGGTTACACATTAGTTTTTATTGTGTCAGGTTATGCCGCTATATAACCGGAATATTGCTGAAATCAAGCTAATGATTTCAAAACTACTATTAACCCGGATTCTAATTTTTAGGATCAGTGGCCAAAAACACATTATATTATAATGAGAATATTTAATGCTGTGATAATTTCCTTTTTCAGGAATTGTTGGATTTATTGTTTGCTTTCATTACCTCAAAGATGACTTTATATTTACCTTTGAAATAGATTTACAATAAGTTAATGTAGTTTGTTAACTTACTGATAATCAGTATTATTTAAATGATAAATATGAGAAGACATCAAAGAAGAGTCCCTTAAGACGGGGTGTTGATTCCTATCGCTTGACATTAAAAGACTAACAAAAAATAAATCAGAAAATATGAAAAAGCTTTAGTTAGCTGTATTTCTTGTATGTTCTGGCTTATGTATCTCATTTGCTCAGGGTACAGCGGTCTACTACCAATATGATGAGGCTTACAGCCAAAGATATCGTGGACTTCAAAACAATACTATGCAGGCAAACGAAACTGTAGATTAGCACCTCAATCAATTTTTTCATTCCAATCACCAATATAGGGATTGGGTTAGGCGAACGTTATTTTTATGAAGCTGGGAGTTCTTAATAAAATTATTTACCCTACTGGCGGTTCTACGACTTATGAATATGAACCTAATTATTTTTGGCAAAAGAATAGGAATTATCATTGAGTGTTTTTAGCGGAGGGGGCAGGAGCTTACGCACTTAAAGGCAATTCTGGATGTACAGATGAGGCCAGGCTTATTTTCCTTACCTCATACAAAACAAGAATATAACACATTGCACAGCAGGTGTTTGGTGTTATAAACTTTGATATTATGCTATCTGGTCATCATAATTTAGGTCAGCCATTAACAGCAACGATTGATGTCGACGGAGAAGTCAAAACAGTTGATACAATATTTGAAAAACTTTTTATTAAAAAATAACAGTCTTAATGAAGTTGTCTATAGGTAGCTCAAACTTATAAAATGTATGATTCGTAAAAATAGTGTTTTAAAAAGAAGTATTTGTTGCGAAGATCAATCTATTGATTGAAATATTCGAATACTAATGAAATAAATAACTTATAGAATGATACCAATAGTTCCTATCTATTCCATACTTTCTACTTTTGAAAAGTAAGCCATCTGCACTGTCATTAGTTAAAACTAGGGCAGTCTTTTTCATTTTTTTTTTAATATATAGATAATTCCAATTTCATTCTAATTTCAATTCTTTTTGGATTATCTTATATGAAAATCTTTAAGACTTACATTGGTTTATGTTTTTACCATTGAAATTTTAAAATTTCATGGACTTAGTTTTTAATAGGTTTTTCAGTCTTAAACTGAAAAACCTATTTTTTAGATAATTATTTGCGAAAGGATTACCCTTTTTTAATAAAAGACACAGCTATATATACTACCTTAAAATAAAGGACCTTTTTGTTATTTCAAAAGGAAATACTGATGAAATAAATAACTTATAGAATGATACCAATAGTTTCTATCTCCCCAATACTTTATACTTTTGAAATGTAAGTAAACGACACTGTCATTAGCTATAACTAGAGCAGTCTTTTTCATGATTTTTCCGACAGATAGGTATCCCCCTAATACCATTTAAATCTTTTATCTCGTTGGATTAGTTGTACGGAAATCTCTATGAATAATTTTGGTCTTGTTTATTCCAATTGAATTTTAAGAGTTTTTCAGTAAATAGTTTTTTTTTCATAAGCCAGGGTTTTTCAGTTTCAGAACTGAAAAACCTTTTTATTTTAGATAAGCATTTCTATCTACAATAAGGAGATTATAAGCTTAAGAGGAGCTATGGAAAGATTGAGTGAAAATAGAAGTCTTGCATTTGGTATACTGGAAAATAAATTGGATATGTTGACTGATCTAAGTTATGTATATGATTCATCGGAGACGCTTCAAAAAAGTGTGGTGTTCGATAACAATCTTTATTATGAAAATCGAATCTTTCGAATACCTACCATGATGAAAATATTGTTGCATAATTATTTAAAAATGAAGGATAAAGGACTGCTTATATACAAAAAAAAGAGGGTCTTTTATTAAAAGACCCTCTCAGCGGAGAGTGAGGGTTTTTGTAACTTCTTCTCGTCCTTTTATTGATAAGCATTTCGCTGTAGCATCTTGTGAAAGGCCTTAAATAGGGCATTTGCAAAAAGCGGTAAAATCCAATATAAAAATTTTACGTAGTAAAAGTAGAATTTTTCGTTCGGATTTGCAAGTAAAGATTGCTAAATTTTGAACACTTTTTTTCAAATTCATATTTGGAATTTAATACTCTACTTTCTAAATATTTTTATTATTCGAAGGATAAAGTAAATTTTTATTTATATCATTATCAAAAAAGGGTATCAGGTATACCAAGGTTCAAACTAGTTGATAATCCTCAAATTTGCATTAAAAACTACAGTGAATTCATCATTCATTTTCACAAATATCAAAGAAATTGCAATTATGGTTCCAGAATACTTTTGAGTCTAGCTTATAAACTTCAAAGTATACTGTATAATAGATTATTTTAATTTAACCCAAGTATATTTTTCCAAAGAAGTTCATCTAAAAAGCAATATGTACATTTTTTAAGCAACGATTAAAATATTGATCATATAATAATAGTAATAGATTGTTAATATGTGATTTTCTTAATCAAAACAATCATAATAATTTAAGTTGTTTTGCTATGTCTTGCGTAAATTTGGCCATAGGTCTTTTATGGATATCAGCCTCATTAATATAGTTACCTA is a genomic window of Chryseobacterium nakagawai containing:
- a CDS encoding DUF11 domain-containing protein; this encodes MNKLAGNLILVLILLRGIETAAQNSPNLEFASAQGTSNPTGNGPVTNTIINFVQNPNNPSGNTFQTYTPTLSVTFAISNQMYNNAGRIGYANLNVSAPIFPLMNSAGSPANNNFTASGASTGTGINTASNRGVGLFFNTAALNGRPTNATYQMADLTITFSRPVDDPILHIGGMGGFQNNLGLTGGFDYVSSNVPISFSRLSGNSNSFTVTSTSIKNTAANPTSTGNNSASGSVLVTGKGITTIVLRMTARGDGNDTSWTTQSGDVVTMGISTLESDLAVTKSINNPNPERQSIVAFTINAINNGPSHNTNVVVSDLLPNGYTFIGSSTNSGVYNSSTGNWTIGNMNAGITASLTVTAKVNCTGDYTNIATISGNLSDHISGNNSSSVTPAVNPKPCACYNDPNRSSIGADSKFGITLLKRAGANSDNWPMARKSAHLVLESNDKGFVITRMTSDQVSSIMVPVEGMMVYDTTQKCLKLYSDNSWNCFTTPTCP
- a CDS encoding DUF11 domain-containing protein; amino-acid sequence: MKIYTFFLLRVGLLTLSCPMLWAQSSPNLEFATQQGVQNPQGNGPAYNASINLVKNTNNPNGNTYVAYQPNLKVNFSIVGQNYSSAVIMGYNINDTSIPIYPKMNYIGTPSNNDFTSSGAPIGKGISISNNNGLSLFYNTAVLGNKYTGGTYPMADLLINFNRPVDDPILHIGAMGAFKDQLGLAGGFDLIDSNVPVTFSRVSGNNSNFSVTTTSIRNSSMHPNDIGTESASGSVRVNGKGITAMRLRMSVRGDGGQSTWGLGSGDLITFGISVLESDLAISTFIDNNTPYFDDIVTFTVKAKNLGASDNTDVQVATTIPDGYEILTASTVTGAFDVNTGIWNIGSLNDNSEVYLTIKAKVKSSGSYTLAASISGDLRDPNLDNNQSSITPLIAGRAVCYKDPNRSEVGTDSRFGITTLQRAGINNGNWPMVRKSAYLVLESNNKGFVITRMTSDQISSIVIPVEGMMVYDTTEKCLKLYSDNSWNCFTTATCP